The genomic region ATACTTCACCCATTCTGGCATCTACAGCAATAACAAAGGAGCTTGCTTGGGCATCAATAAAGCCAGACTTTTTCACCAGCTGAGCTGCAATCGCATCTAAGCTAGCTACAGGCAATACAGGCAGCCTACTGGCTGTTGCTAAACCTTGTGCTACAGCAACGCCAAGACGTACACCCGTAAAGGCACCAGGACCAACACCAATCGCAATCGCGTCTAAAGAACTGAGAGTGCTTGCACTATTAGCGAGGAGCTCATCTATCCAAGGCAGTAAAAGTTGGCTAGCGCCAGCCGCTACCTTTTGGTGACGGATAAGAGGCGCAGCATCAGCTAGTGATAGAGCAACTGAACACCATGCTGAGGAAGTATCGATGGCTAAGATACGGGTCAATGGGAACTCTTTTGAACTTTTTAATAACTTATGAACTCAGACCTACAATAATATCGGGTGGCGCCTGTACTAATTCAATTAGTACGCCCTCTCCACACAATGGAAATTCTGCATTACCTTTAGGATGTACGAAGGTAATGTCATAACCGGCTGCCCCTTTACGAATACCACCAGGTGCAAACCGAAGGCCCTGAGCGGATAGCCACTCGACCGCCTTAGGCAAATCATCTACCCATAAACCAATATGATTTAAGGGGGTTTGATGTACCGCTGGTTTTTTATCTACATCCAATGGCTGCATCAAATCTACTTCGATCTCGTTAAGGCCCTGGCCAATAGCACAAATATCCTCGTCCACGTTCTCACGCTCAGAGACAAAGGTACTCTTATAGTCAAACCCCAATAAGTCTACCCAAAGCGTACGTAGCTTTTTTTTATCTTCCCCACCGATAGCAATTTGCTGAATGCCTAATATTTTGAATGGTTTAGTCATGGTCGGCATCACTCAAAACGAATAATAAGTTGATCCACTGCCAAACTCTCACCGACATTCGCACAAATCTCCGCTATCACACCATCTTGTGCCGCAACTAAGGTGTTCTCCATTTTCATCGCTTCAATTGCCGCCAATTTCTGTCCAGCGGTAACGCTCTCGCCAACTTTGACGGATACATTACTCAGTAAGCCTGGCATCGGTGACATAACGAGCTTAGAAGTATCGGGTGGAAGCTTCACTGGCATCAATCGCTGTAGCTCAGCACCTAAACGACTTAAAACCATACATTCAAAATGAGCACCATCTAAGACCAGTGCATATTTGACGCCACGGCGGACAACTTGAGCGGTAATTTTTTTACTACCATTGATAGTAGCGCGCAAACAAATTTGTCCTGGACGCCAATCACTCACGATGTCATAGCGACTAATGTCATTCTGCTCTTCAATATATACAGAATAGGTAGCGTCTTTAAACTCAACACGGATAGGCACTTCTTGAATAGTTTCGTTAGAGCCTACGCGAGCACCAGTAACAACTACAAACTGTTTTGCAATAGTCATTTCATGGCCAGCCAATTGACCATCGATCATTTGAATATGCTCTAGATACCGATAGCGCATGAATGCTGCTAGCGCAGCAAGTCGCTTAGGATCCGCGGGTTGAACAGAGTCTTTCTTAAAGCCATCTGGATATTCTTCGGCAATAAATCCCGTAGTGAAATCACCCGAAATAAAGCGTGGATGCTGTAACAAAGCAGCTTGAAAAGGAATATTTGAATGAATGCCACGAATCACAAAATCATTTAATGCAGCGCGCATATTGTCGATCGCTTCTGAACGGTCTTTGCCATGAACAATTAATTTCGCAATCATCGAGTCGTAATACATCGGAATCTCGCCACCCTCATAGACTCCTGTATCAACCCTGACTCCATTAATTGCCTCAGGCGGACGATATTTAACTAAGCGACCCGTAGAGGGCAAGAAGTTACGAAATGGATCATCTGCATTAATACGGCACTCCATAGACCAACCGCTTAACTGGATATCTTCTTGTTTAAATGCCAGTTTTTCACCGGCAGCCACCCGAATCATTTGTTCTACTAAGTCAAGACCAGTGATACCTTCTGTGACAGGGTGCTCTACCTGTAAACGGGTATTCATCTCTAAAAAGTAAAAGGACTTATCTTTACCAACAACAAATTCCACAGTACCTGCAGATTGATAGTTGACAGCCTTCGCTAAAGCTACGGCCTGTTCACCCATAGCCTTGCGAGTAACTGGGTCCATAAAGGGGGATGGAGCCTCTTCGATGACTTTTTGGTGACGACGCTGTATCGAGCAATCTCGTTCACCGAGATAAACGATATTTCCATGCGCATCACCCAATACCTGAATTTCTATATGGCGCGGGCCTTCAACAAACTTCTCAATGAAGACACGATCATCACCAAAGCTATTTAGCGCCTCAGTACGACAGGCTGAAAATCCTTCAAAGGCTTCTTTGTCATTAAACGCTACTCGCAAGCCTTTACCACCACCGCCTGCAGAAGCTTTGATCATCACGGGATAACCAATACTCTGTGCAATCTTGACCGCTTCTTCTGGCTTATCAATCGCTTCATTAAAGCCAGGAATCGTATTTACCTTAGCTGCTAGGGCTAATTTTTTAGAGGCAATCTTGTCACCCATGGCTGCAATCGATTGATATTTAGGGCCAATAAATACAATACCCTCCTCTTCGCAGCGCCGAGCAAATTGCTCATTCTCAGATAAGAAGCCATAGCCAGGATGGACTGCTTGCGCACCAGTATCTTTGCAAGCTTGAATAATGCGATCCATCACTAGATAGGATTCACGTGATGGCGCAGGGCCAATGCACACAGCTTCATCTGCCATTTGAACATGGCGTGCTTCTCTATCAGCCTCGGAGTAGACAGCTACCGTCTTGATACCCATTTTTTTAGCGGTGCTGATCACTCGGCAAGCAATCTCACCACGATTAGCAATCAGAATTTTCTTAAACATAGTTGTAGTCATGATGTATCCAGCCTTAAAGAGGAATATTGCCGTGTTTACGGACTGGATTAGTTAGCACTTTATCTTTGAGCATGGCTAAAGAGCGGGAAATACGTTTGCGTGTTTCATGAGGCAAGATCACATCATCAATATAGCCACGACGCCCAGCAACAAATGGATTGGCAAACTTCGCTTTGTACTCCGCTTCCCGTGCAGTAATCTTCGCAGGATCCGATTTTTCTTCACGGAAAATAATTTCTACTGCACCTTTAGGACCCATCACAGCAATTTCAGCAGAAGGCCAAGCAAAATTCACATCACCCCGTAGATGCTTTGAGGCCATGACATCATAAGCACCGCCATAGGCTTTACGCGTAATGAGGGTAACTTTTGGGACAGTGCAATCTGCATAGGCATACAGTAACTTTGCGCCATGCTTAATGATGCCGCCATACTCTTGTGCAGTTCCTGGCATAAAACCAGGCACATCCACTAAAGTCACTACAGGAATATTAAAGGCATCGCAAAAACGCACGAAACGGGCAGCCTTGATGGAGGCTTTGATATCTAAACAACCAGCCAATACCAAGGGTTGATTGGCTACAATGCCAATCGTACGGCCTTCCATTCTGGCAAAACCAATCAGAATATTTTTAGCGTAATCAGGCTGTAGCTCAAAGAACTCACCGTCATCGACCACCTTACTGATGAGCTCTTTCATATCATATGGTTGATTAGGATTACTCGGAACTAAAGTATCTAGAGAAAAATCTGGCTCTTCAGTGCGCATCGCACCATGTATAGTGGGTGGGCCTTCACGATTTGATAAGGGCAAATAATTAAAGAAGCGGCGCAACATCATGATGGCATCTACGTCATTATCAAATGCCAGATCGCATACGCCTGAAACTGTTGAGTGCGTGATGGCACCCCCCAACTCCTCCGCTGTCACATCTTCATGGGTTACGGTCTTTACGACTTCTGGGCCAGTAACAAACATATACGAACTGTCTTTTACCATGAAGATGAAGTCCGTTAATGCGGGTGAATACACCGCGCCACCTGCACAGGGGCCCATGATTAATGAAATCTGAGGAATCACACCAGAAGCAGTAACATTGCGTTGGAAAATTTCTGCATAGCCACCTAAAGAAGCAACTCCTTCTTGAATTCGCGCACCACCGGAATCATTGAGTCCAATTACTGGGGCGCCAACCTTTAAGGCCTGATCCATGATTTTGCAAATCTTTTCAGCATGAGCCTCTGAAAGTGAGCCACCCAATACTGTGAAGTCTTGTGAAAAAACAAACACGAGACGGCCATTAATCATGCCGTAGCCTGTGACCACACCATCACCGGGAACCGTTTGCTCATCCATACCAAAATCATGACAACGATGCTCAACGAACATATCCCACTCTTCGAAGCTGCCAGCATCTAATAGCAACTCAATGCGCTCTCGAGCTGTTAACTTACCTTTGGAGTGCTGAGCCTGAATGCGTTTTTGCCCGCCGCCCATTCGGGCAAGTTCGCGCTTGGCTTCAAGCTGTTGAATGATTTCCTTCATGATGATTCCTTAAAAAAATTCATGTCCCATGGCTTCGAGTAAACGTCTTGCTGCAACTGATGGCGCCATGGTGCCCTGATTTACTTCAGCAATGAAGCCAGGTAAAAGTGTTTGTACCGCTGGATTATTCCGAAATGCATTCTTAAGTCCTGCATCTACCCTGTCCCACATCCATGCCCCAGCTTGCTGTTGACGACGTGATTGCAACTTGCCATTCGTAGTTTGAAGTTGCTTAAATTGCTGAATTTTTTCCCACAGCTCCTTAACGCCGTTGCCCTGTAGGGCACTCATTGTCATCACTAAGGGATGCCATAATTTTTGATCGTTGGAGGCATGGTCTGGATTACCCTGAAAACCCAATAAACGTAATGAGCTCGTAATAAACAATTGCGCCCGCATCGCAGCATCGGCATCAATATCCACTTTATTAATCACGATAAGATCAGCGATCTCCATCACCCCTTTTTTGATCGCTTGAAGATCATCACCCGCATTCGGTAGCTGCATCAGTAAGAACATATCTGTCATTCCTGCTACAGCAATTTCACTTTGCCCGACACCCACCGTCTCGACAATGACTACGTCAAAACCTGCGGCCTCTGCAACCAACATCGCTTCACGGGTTTTTTCAGCTACACCACCTAAGGTTCCGGAGGATGGACTTGGGCGTATGAATGCGCCATCTAATACTGATAATCTTTCCATGCGGGTCTTATCACCCAAAATAGATCCGCCAGAGATGCTTGATGATGGATCAATCGCTAATACAGCCACGCGATGACCTTGCTCTATGAGATACAGTCCTAGAGTTTCAATTAAAGTAGATTTGCCAACACCAGGCACTCCTGAGATCCCCAATCGAAAGGATTTACCAGTTTTAGGTAATAAGGCATTGAGTACCTCATCTGCACGATGGCGATGATCTAAACGAGTGGACTCTAATAAGGTAATGATTTTTGCCAAAGCACGACGCTGTGCAGAACAAGGCAACCCAGTGAGATCATCCAACAAGATCTGGTCAACTGAATGGAGCATGCTCATTATTTAGAACTAATTTTTTAGTTTAGTTTTACAGATTGGCGAATCTGCTCAAGCACATCTTTTGCAGAAGCTGGTATCGGGGTTCCTGGGCCATAAATGCCCTTCACACCGGCCTCATAAAGAAATTCATAATCTTGTCTTGGGATAACACCACCAACGAAGACAATGATGTCGTCAGCCCCTTGCTTTCTGAGCTCTGCAATGATGGCAGGCACTAAAGTCTTATGTCCTGCAGCAAGAGTGGACACTCCTAATGCATGAACATCGTTCTCAATCGCTTGGCGAGCACACTCTTCCGGTGTCTGAAATAAAGGGCCAATATCCACATCAAAACCTAAATCTGCAAATGCTGTAGCCACCACTTTTGCACCGCGATCATGCCCATCTTGGCCTAACTTTGCAATCATGACGCGTGGACGGCGCCCAAAGTCTTTAGCGAAATCGGCGATTTCGACTTTCAATTTGTCCCAGCCTTCTGCTGAGTCGTAAGCAGCTGCATACACACCAGTCACCTTTTGAGTATCGGCGCGATGGCGCCCGTAGATTTTTTCTAATGCGTCAGATACTTCACCTACAGTCGCTCGCAAACGTATAGCCTGAACGGATAATTCCAATAAATTACCAGAGCCCTCTTCTGCTGCTTTAGTAAGAGCCTCTAAGGCCGCCTCAACTTTTTTACTATCGCGTTTTGCTTTGATCTCTTTCAGACGAGCTACTTGACTTTCACGAACCTTATCGTTGTCGATCATAAATACATCAACGAGATCTTCTTTAGCGAGCTTATATTTATTTACGCCAACGATGACATCCGAACCAGAATCAATTTTTGCTTGCTTCTCAGCAGCGGCAGCCTCGATCTTTAACTTGGCCCAACCACTTTCAACTGCCTTGGTCATACCGCCCATCGCATCGACTTCTTGAATGATTTCCCAGGCTTTGTCAGCCATTTCTTGGGTGAGGTTTTCCATCATGTACGAACCCGCCCATGGATCGATCACACTTGTAATATGGGTCTCTTCCTGCAAAATAAGTTGGGTGTTACGTGCAATGCGACTTGATGTCGCAGAAGGTAAAGCAATCGCCTCATCAAATGAGTTGGTATGTAACGATTGGGTACCGCCAAATACGGCGGCCATCGCTTCTACTGTGGTGCGTACTACATTGTTATAAGGATCTTGTTCGGTCAATGACCAGCCCGATGTTTGGCAATGCGTGCGTAACATCAATGATTTAGGGTTTTTAGGCTCAAAGGATTTCATAATGCGCCACCAAAGCAGTCGTGCCGCTCTGAGTTTGGCCACCTCAAGATAAAAGTTCATGCCAATTGCAAAGAAGAAAGAAAGACGTCCAGCAAATTGATCGACATCAAGACCCTTAGTCAGTGCTGTATTGACGTACTCTTTGCCATCGGCCAAAGTGAATGCCAACTCAAGCACTTGATTAGCGCCTGCCTCTTGCATGTGATAACCCGAAATAGAAATCGAATTAAATTTCGGCATATGCTTCGCGGTGTATTCAATGATGTCACCGATGATCCGAATCGAAGGCTCTGGTGGGTAAATATAGGTATTACGCACCATGAATTCTTTCAGAATGTCATTCTGAATCGTGCCGGATAACAACTCTTGCTTTACGCCTTGCTCTTCACCGGCCACGATATAACCAGCTAATACTGGTAATACAGCGCCGTTCATCGTCATCGACACAGACACCTTATCCAATGGAATGCCATCAAATAAAATTTTCATATCCTCAACAGAATCAATAGCTACCCCAGCCTTACCTACATCACCAGTTACCCGAGGATGATCTGAGTCATAGCCACGATGGGTGGCTAGATCAAATGCAACAGACACACCCTGACCTCCAGCGTCTAGTGCTTTGCGATAAAAGGCATTCGATTCTTCAGCAGTTGAAAACCCAGCGTATTGACGGATAGTCCAGGGTCGTACTGAGTACATCGTTGCTTGGGGGCCGCGCACAAAGGGTTCAAATCCCGGCAATGAATTGGTGTACTGAAGACCCTCTAAATCTTGGGAGGTATACAAAGCTTTTAGATGAATGCCATCTGGCGTATTCCAACCAAGAGCTTCTACACTTCCATTCGGCGCTGATTTTTGGGCGGATTTTTTCCAATCGTCTAAGTCACTATTAGGCACTTCTGGCCAAACTGTTGAAACTGCCTTCTTTTCACCGTTACTCATAAAGCACTCCTATTTGGCTTTATTGCATTGTTTATTTAATGCTCCTATTGTGCTTGACTTTTAGGCTTTTGTCTACATAATGTATACATAATTATGAATACATAGATATGGTAAAGTAACTAGCAATGAACAACAAACTCATGAATAGACCTCTCTATGAGGATGTAGCAGAAAGACTGCGTGAGCAGATCTTTGCCCATGAATTAAGCCCTGGAAGTTGGCTAGATGAACAGAGCCTGGCACTACAGTTCGGAATCAGTCGGACGCCCATGCGCGAAGCCATAAAAGTATTAGCCTCTGAAGGTCTGGTGACCACAAAAATGAACCGTGGCGCCTATGTAACAGAGGTGCAAAGGAAAGATTTAGAGCAGATCTTCACTGTCTTGTCACTCTTAGAAGGACAAGCAGCCAAAGAAACCGCACTGAAGGCCACTGAGGATCAGCTGACTGCATTAGATAATTTGCATCAACGCCTAGAAAAGGCTGCTGCAGATCGCGATATTGAGCAATTCTTTGAAATTAATGTGAAATTTCATGATTTGATCCAAGAGATTGCTGATAATCCCTGGATGAATGGGGTCATTATAGATTTGCGCAAAGTACTCAAACTACAAAGACGAGATTCGCTCTTACGTTCAGGGCGTCTATTAAGCTCGCTGACCGAGCATCGCGCCATTTTGGAGGCCATTCTTAAGCGTGATCCAGAGGCAGCAGAGGCTGCGATGGGCAAACATATGGCTCGTGGCCTTGAGGCTGCACAATAAATCTATATAAAATATAGATTTAGGGAAGAAACCTAAGCCTTAGATTCACTACAAAAAAGTGAACTTTCTACCTTTTAACTACAAAATTTCCAGGTAAAGAAGCGATATAAGCAGCAAGGTCGCGCATATCGGCATCTGAATAAGGTTGCACTTGTGAGGACATAATGGCGTTGTTTCGCCCGAACTGCGCATTGCTATTGCCTACCTTGTAGGCCAATAAAGCATAGTAGGTGTAATCAGCGTACTGACCGGCCAACTTGGGATACACCGGCATGATCGGGGCATTCAACCCAACACCATGACATGCTGCACAGTTGCCTTTTTCAGCAAGGGCGCGGCCCTTATCGATGCTGTTGGCTTGGGCCAAGCCAATACTGGACAATAAAACAGAGGTAAGTAGCGCGGCTTTCATCATCATGATTCTGATCACTTCAGTGGATTTTTAGGTGAGCTGGCAGTTTGCGCAGCGTAGTATTCGCCAATATCGACCATGTCTTGGTCAGATAAACTGCCAGCGATAGCACGCATTGTAGGATGCTTTCTTTCGCCCTTTTTGTAGGCAGCCAAGGAACTGGCAATGTAGGCCCCGCTTTGGCCTCCAATCATCGGAACCTTATATACGATGGGGTAATCAGCCCGATAGTCAGGAATAGCGTGGCAACCAACACAAAGCCATACCTTAGCTTGTCCAGCTTGAGCAGAGCCTTGCAAATCTGCAGCTTGAACTGAAAGGCTCGCCAAGGCAATTATGACGCCGGCTATATGCTGAGAAAGAATGGAGTGCTTTTTCATAGAAATCATTATTAATGAGTTTAATTTTGAACAATTGGGTCAGATTATAGCGGACGCCAGTGCCGCAAACTGCATTTTGGGCTATCCCAAGGCTAAAAAGTGTGTCATTGCCGGTCCTCTTGCCTATGCCATCGAGCCAGGAACTTTTAAAGGCCTACCATCTCAAATTAAGGACTTATGAATAGGATTTCCTTATCATTTAGCTTTATTCATCTATATAAAATCTATGACAAACCTTATCAGCAATCGCCTAAAAACTCTTGGAATTGATTTACCTCCTCCAGGACCTCCTGCAGCTGCTTATGTGATGGCTGCAACTACCGGCAACACTGTTTTTCTTTCTGGCCACATTGCTAAGAGAGACGGAAAACCTTGGGTGGGCAAGCTTGGCTTGGATATGGATACTGAATCAGGCAAAGCTGCCGCTAGGTTGATTGCAATGGATTTGCTATCAACGCTTCAACATCATCTCGGTTCGCTAGATAAAGTGAAGCGTATTGTGAAAGTCATGGGTCTCGTGAACTCCACATCCGAATATACAGAACAACACTTGGTCATCAACGGCTGCTCAGAACTACTCTTTGAAGTTTTTGGTGAGGCAGGTAAACATGCTCGTAGCGCATTTGGTGTGGCTCAAATTCCGCTTGGGGCTTGTGTCGAAATTGAGTTAATTGCCGAGATTTAACTACGAGTGAGTTGATGCATTTGGATGTCTTCAGGTGTATCAACATCCAATATAAAAGCTTGCTTATGCGTTTGCATTTGCCCAACCTGCGCTGGATGAGCATCCATATACGGGCGACAAGTCATCCCTGGAATAGCCAAGATTGCATTAATCGCCTTCCTAGAAAATAAGACAGGGTTTCCTCTGCGAGTACCTACCATCGGCAACAGCATTTCCTGATCGGTACTTCGAACAGAAAAGGCGTCCAATAAATCTTGGATTTCCGCAGCCTCAATTTCAGGTTGATCAGATAAGGCAACTAGCAAAACATCGTACTCACTTTGCAGCGACTCTAGACCCAAGCGCACCGATGCGGCCTGGCCTCTTGCCGGCTCAAGATTGCGACATACCTTCATGACGCTACTCATCTTTGGAGGCATGAGGACAGCCAACTCATCTAACGTAGACTCAATTACCTCGGCATGAAATCCCGTGACAACAATCAACTCTAGTGGAGAAAAGTCTTCAATAGACTCCATAAAGCGCTGCAACAGTGTTAGACCTCTTTTTTTTAGCAACGCTTTTGGATAGGAGCCTAAGCGACTGCCCTCGCCTGCAGCAAGCAATAAGACTGCTAGGCGGCATGGGGACGTGTGACTTAGCTTGGGTTTTGTCATTAGCATGATAATAAAAGAATAGCTCAAACAAATAGACAATAAATGAATAGCACTGATTTAAGCGTATTGAAAGCTGCAGTTGACTGGCTTAATAACGGCCACTCCGTGGCGATTGCCACAGTGGTCCAAACTTGGGGCTCAGCACCAAGACCGGTAGGGTCTTGGCTGGCTATCAGGGGCGATGGTCAAGTTATGGGATCCGTTTCAGGCGGATGCGTTGAGGATGACCTCATTCGTCGAGTGCAAAGCGATATTCTTACTAGAAGCACACCAGAAATGGTGGTTTACGGGGTTAGTCAACAAGAGGCTGCCCGCTTTGGTCTGCCCTGCGGCGGTACATTAAGACTGCTTGTGGAACCCAAACCAGAAGTTCAAGTACTAGAAGCCATTTTGCATTCTGTGAGTCACCATCAGATCACCTCACGCACTGTTCAGTTAAGTAACGGAAAATCCGAACTAGAACCAGGTAGTCGAACGGATAGCTTTCTTTGTAACG from Polynucleobacter antarcticus harbors:
- the accC gene encoding acetyl-CoA carboxylase biotin carboxylase subunit; its protein translation is MFKKILIANRGEIACRVISTAKKMGIKTVAVYSEADREARHVQMADEAVCIGPAPSRESYLVMDRIIQACKDTGAQAVHPGYGFLSENEQFARRCEEEGIVFIGPKYQSIAAMGDKIASKKLALAAKVNTIPGFNEAIDKPEEAVKIAQSIGYPVMIKASAGGGGKGLRVAFNDKEAFEGFSACRTEALNSFGDDRVFIEKFVEGPRHIEIQVLGDAHGNIVYLGERDCSIQRRHQKVIEEAPSPFMDPVTRKAMGEQAVALAKAVNYQSAGTVEFVVGKDKSFYFLEMNTRLQVEHPVTEGITGLDLVEQMIRVAAGEKLAFKQEDIQLSGWSMECRINADDPFRNFLPSTGRLVKYRPPEAINGVRVDTGVYEGGEIPMYYDSMIAKLIVHGKDRSEAIDNMRAALNDFVIRGIHSNIPFQAALLQHPRFISGDFTTGFIAEEYPDGFKKDSVQPADPKRLAALAAFMRYRYLEHIQMIDGQLAGHEMTIAKQFVVVTGARVGSNETIQEVPIRVEFKDATYSVYIEEQNDISRYDIVSDWRPGQICLRATINGSKKITAQVVRRGVKYALVLDGAHFECMVLSRLGAELQRLMPVKLPPDTSKLVMSPMPGLLSNVSVKVGESVTAGQKLAAIEAMKMENTLVAAQDGVIAEICANVGESLAVDQLIIRFE
- a CDS encoding RidA family protein is translated as MTNLISNRLKTLGIDLPPPGPPAAAYVMAATTGNTVFLSGHIAKRDGKPWVGKLGLDMDTESGKAAARLIAMDLLSTLQHHLGSLDKVKRIVKVMGLVNSTSEYTEQHLVINGCSELLFEVFGEAGKHARSAFGVAQIPLGACVEIELIAEI
- the scpA gene encoding methylmalonyl-CoA mutase, with the translated sequence MSNGEKKAVSTVWPEVPNSDLDDWKKSAQKSAPNGSVEALGWNTPDGIHLKALYTSQDLEGLQYTNSLPGFEPFVRGPQATMYSVRPWTIRQYAGFSTAEESNAFYRKALDAGGQGVSVAFDLATHRGYDSDHPRVTGDVGKAGVAIDSVEDMKILFDGIPLDKVSVSMTMNGAVLPVLAGYIVAGEEQGVKQELLSGTIQNDILKEFMVRNTYIYPPEPSIRIIGDIIEYTAKHMPKFNSISISGYHMQEAGANQVLELAFTLADGKEYVNTALTKGLDVDQFAGRLSFFFAIGMNFYLEVAKLRAARLLWWRIMKSFEPKNPKSLMLRTHCQTSGWSLTEQDPYNNVVRTTVEAMAAVFGGTQSLHTNSFDEAIALPSATSSRIARNTQLILQEETHITSVIDPWAGSYMMENLTQEMADKAWEIIQEVDAMGGMTKAVESGWAKLKIEAAAAEKQAKIDSGSDVIVGVNKYKLAKEDLVDVFMIDNDKVRESQVARLKEIKAKRDSKKVEAALEALTKAAEEGSGNLLELSVQAIRLRATVGEVSDALEKIYGRHRADTQKVTGVYAAAYDSAEGWDKLKVEIADFAKDFGRRPRVMIAKLGQDGHDRGAKVVATAFADLGFDVDIGPLFQTPEECARQAIENDVHALGVSTLAAGHKTLVPAIIAELRKQGADDIIVFVGGVIPRQDYEFLYEAGVKGIYGPGTPIPASAKDVLEQIRQSVKLN
- a CDS encoding GntR family transcriptional regulator; this encodes MNNKLMNRPLYEDVAERLREQIFAHELSPGSWLDEQSLALQFGISRTPMREAIKVLASEGLVTTKMNRGAYVTEVQRKDLEQIFTVLSLLEGQAAKETALKATEDQLTALDNLHQRLEKAAADRDIEQFFEINVKFHDLIQEIADNPWMNGVIIDLRKVLKLQRRDSLLRSGRLLSSLTEHRAILEAILKRDPEAAEAAMGKHMARGLEAAQ
- the meaB gene encoding methylmalonyl Co-A mutase-associated GTPase MeaB; the encoded protein is MLHSVDQILLDDLTGLPCSAQRRALAKIITLLESTRLDHRHRADEVLNALLPKTGKSFRLGISGVPGVGKSTLIETLGLYLIEQGHRVAVLAIDPSSSISGGSILGDKTRMERLSVLDGAFIRPSPSSGTLGGVAEKTREAMLVAEAAGFDVVIVETVGVGQSEIAVAGMTDMFLLMQLPNAGDDLQAIKKGVMEIADLIVINKVDIDADAAMRAQLFITSSLRLLGFQGNPDHASNDQKLWHPLVMTMSALQGNGVKELWEKIQQFKQLQTTNGKLQSRRQQQAGAWMWDRVDAGLKNAFRNNPAVQTLLPGFIAEVNQGTMAPSVAARRLLEAMGHEFF
- a CDS encoding VOC family protein; this encodes MTKPFKILGIQQIAIGGEDKKKLRTLWVDLLGFDYKSTFVSERENVDEDICAIGQGLNEIEVDLMQPLDVDKKPAVHQTPLNHIGLWVDDLPKAVEWLSAQGLRFAPGGIRKGAAGYDITFVHPKGNAEFPLCGEGVLIELVQAPPDIIVGLSS
- a CDS encoding c-type cytochrome; the encoded protein is MMMKAALLTSVLLSSIGLAQANSIDKGRALAEKGNCAACHGVGLNAPIMPVYPKLAGQYADYTYYALLAYKVGNSNAQFGRNNAIMSSQVQPYSDADMRDLAAYIASLPGNFVVKR
- a CDS encoding nucleotidyltransferase family protein; the encoded protein is MTKPKLSHTSPCRLAVLLLAAGEGSRLGSYPKALLKKRGLTLLQRFMESIEDFSPLELIVVTGFHAEVIESTLDELAVLMPPKMSSVMKVCRNLEPARGQAASVRLGLESLQSEYDVLLVALSDQPEIEAAEIQDLLDAFSVRSTDQEMLLPMVGTRRGNPVLFSRKAINAILAIPGMTCRPYMDAHPAQVGQMQTHKQAFILDVDTPEDIQMHQLTRS
- a CDS encoding acyl-CoA carboxylase subunit beta produces the protein MKEIIQQLEAKRELARMGGGQKRIQAQHSKGKLTARERIELLLDAGSFEEWDMFVEHRCHDFGMDEQTVPGDGVVTGYGMINGRLVFVFSQDFTVLGGSLSEAHAEKICKIMDQALKVGAPVIGLNDSGGARIQEGVASLGGYAEIFQRNVTASGVIPQISLIMGPCAGGAVYSPALTDFIFMVKDSSYMFVTGPEVVKTVTHEDVTAEELGGAITHSTVSGVCDLAFDNDVDAIMMLRRFFNYLPLSNREGPPTIHGAMRTEEPDFSLDTLVPSNPNQPYDMKELISKVVDDGEFFELQPDYAKNILIGFARMEGRTIGIVANQPLVLAGCLDIKASIKAARFVRFCDAFNIPVVTLVDVPGFMPGTAQEYGGIIKHGAKLLYAYADCTVPKVTLITRKAYGGAYDVMASKHLRGDVNFAWPSAEIAVMGPKGAVEIIFREEKSDPAKITAREAEYKAKFANPFVAGRRGYIDDVILPHETRKRISRSLAMLKDKVLTNPVRKHGNIPL
- the tsaB gene encoding tRNA (adenosine(37)-N6)-threonylcarbamoyltransferase complex dimerization subunit type 1 TsaB — its product is MTRILAIDTSSAWCSVALSLADAAPLIRHQKVAAGASQLLLPWIDELLANSASTLSSLDAIAIGVGPGAFTGVRLGVAVAQGLATASRLPVLPVASLDAIAAQLVKKSGFIDAQASSFVIAVDARMGEVYWAKYCVTPHSLPKRVGDIQLTAPELLDLSGVQFIAGSALIEYEDRLFTSIESPFTSSHRDADIGIEALGVLACAQSMWDQGLAQDVHLLEPLYIRNKVAYTAAERRQQHG
- a CDS encoding c-type cytochrome, yielding MISMKKHSILSQHIAGVIIALASLSVQAADLQGSAQAGQAKVWLCVGCHAIPDYRADYPIVYKVPMIGGQSGAYIASSLAAYKKGERKHPTMRAIAGSLSDQDMVDIGEYYAAQTASSPKNPLK